The sequence below is a genomic window from Pagrus major chromosome 20, Pma_NU_1.0.
AAAAAAAAGTCCTATTTTCACAGGAATTAAAACTTCAAGCTCAGTTTAAAAACTCTATTTTTAGTGTCCTCAATAGGAGACAGAGGCATCATTTATTTAGTATAACTTTCTATTATTTTGTAGCTGACCATTACAGTATTCACTGCCCATCACATTGTAGCATTTATCAGGTATTTACCACTTAGATGCAGAGTATCACTATACATCAGAAGATCGAATGGCTTTTACTGTATAGATTTGAAATTGCACACTTACCTTGCCCATTGTAACTGTGTTAAAATCAGACTAGACCAGATGTGGGGCTGTACCGGACCTCTTTATAGACCCTGCTGGGATCAGGGCTTTGCAAATGTGAAACAAAGCTTTGTCGTGTCAGCACAGTACGCTCTATAGACTGCAGAACACTATAGGACTGGTGGGCTGCGGCGgccctctttgtctctgtcaaaGCTCTGTCTGTCTACGGAAAATACTGTACTAACTGCACTTTCTCAAAGGGCGACAATAAGAGTTGCAACATCTGCCTTTATGGGCGTGAATGCCAGAAAAACCTACGTGCAGACTGTGAGGACAGGCATGGCAAAgagcaagcaaaaaaaagagGTATTTGACGGCACCAAAGATCATCAAGCAGCAGCAAGCTTTGATGGGTTGAAGATGGACACTAAGCAGGAAGCAAATATGCTGCTGTGTCATTGTACTTCAGATGCAGGGATTTGTTCAAATAAGCTCACAAAGGACACTGGAAATTTAGtctttaatgtttatttggGTTGCACAGTTTACATGACAGTCCTCATTCTCCTGAATGACCCCACCATGGGGTTGTGGCATCCCCAGTCACCACAGGCCCTGTACTCTCCGGGGCGCAGGAAATACTGGCGTCCCCTGTAGTTGGGGTGCTCGTAGAAGATCCAGAAGCCCTCCATGATATTGCAGGAGTAAATGTCACGGAAGTGGAAACGCTCGTACACGTTGGGGCAGTCGTCCATGAACTCCATGGTGTGTCCCATCATGTCGGGCCTGTTGTAGATCCTCATCCTGTAGGATCCTCTATACtgtgtgtgaaataaatcaGAAGATGATTATTATGCAATTTTGGTAGCTGTGAACCCGAGAGAGCGCTATGGTTGAGCTggttttctttaactttaaattcaAATGAGTACTTCTTTAAATCAGGAACTACAGATGAGGATGAGCACCAACTCTTTCGGAGCATGACggaattagattttttttttttcccctccccaAACTGCCAGAAACACTCAACGTGACTAACAGAATTAGAATGAAGGCACCGAGTCTTATGGGGGGTGTGTCATATTCCTTTTAAAGGCTGACTGGGTCTCCTTGTGGGCCTCACAGCAGAGACTTTCATGCTATGACCTGCCTGAGTATCTGTAAATGACATCAAAAGGCCAGTGATTGACATCCATTTCTAAAGCGGCATTTGATGTACAAGGTGAGCGACAGGGTGGGGTAGGGGGAGGGGGGCACTACCGATCCTATCTGTTTGATTGACTTACAGGGGAGAACATCTGGCAGGAGCGGACGCAGTTGTTGAAGCCCATCCAAGTGTGGTAGTCGGGGTACTCGCCGGGCCCGATGATGTACTGGTAGCCCATGTAGTGAGGCTTCTCATAGGCCACCCAGTGACCACCGCTCACACGGATGGAGTTACAACAGTTGAAGTGCCTGAAGGTGTCCATGCAGTCACTGCTGCACTCCCAGTGACGGCCCTGGAAGTTGCGGCCCTCGTAGAAGATTATCttgaagagaagagagagaagcatGTATCACTCATGTTACTTGTTGCAGTACGCATGGACGGACTGTAGGGGACACTGCTCTCCCTTGAACAAACTCAATTACTTTTTCATGAGTCCTTCAAGTGCACAAGCCTCTACACTGTTCTGTATATTATTTTCAGTTCTTGGCAGGTGAAAATCAAGGCAATTGAAGCAATTGCTTCGGCtgacttttatttaaagtaTAACTCATTGTGTGCTCACTGTCAACTACTCAAATTTAAGGAGCCAGAAATTGTTGCTGTCATACAAATACAATGAATCTGTCATCTTTGGAAACCACGTAATTGTTGATCTCCGCAGACGCTTCCCTTTTAAACacctatgtgtgtgttttcggtCTCAAAAATACATCCTCTAGCCGTCCGTTCTCTTTTTTCTAGCTTATACTTTTACTCGAATGAGtgctcctgctgcctctctTTCCCTGTTACAGTATTTGACACGTGTTCCCAAACCATTTTCTCTCTTCACCTCTTCGTCAAACCTGTTAGCATACTGCATTTGAGCTCATACCTTTCCCATGGTTGCAGGCTTGTGGATGTTTTGCGCATAGACCTAGACACACTTGCAGGTCCTTTTATACTCTCCCACTGACGATGAGGCCTCTGACACGTCAGGGACTACTACTCTTTACCTTTTACAGATGCCAACCAGTGTTCCCTTTGTCTGACAGGCTCACGGGTAACTTATCTCCTGTCTGCTAGAGTTTACCTATAGAATTCACCCCCCTCCCTTCCATCGCAAAAACCAACACCACACAAGTGCtattctgtatttgtgtgacCCTTGTCACTCCATGACCTTGTGATGCAGCCTTTTGAAATGTCACACAAAAGGCCCTTTAGGTGTGTGGCCCCCGAACAACAAAGCCTTTAAAGTGTACCGCGGGTTAGATAATTTTTTGGGGGGAACTATCTGAAAAAAGACTCATCCTTGTTGTGAATTTTGATTTCATGTCTTGCCtgactgacttttcattcagTCCTACTCCCAGTTTGAGTTTGGATTGATGCGTTCCCCATGTGGTGCAGGTCAGAATGTAATTGTTATTCATTTCCTGTTAAGGGAAAGTGGACTGAGTAAAGCTCTTGTGTTGATGTAATCTAAAGTGATCTGTTGACTCTTTTTGCTTCCATAGCCTGCAGTTGTGCTATGATACCAGACGGGACTGGTCTGTTTGTACATGTACAGACAGAACTGctaagtgcatgtgtgtgtttgtgtgatataAAAGGAGGGGTTTGGGGCACATGTATGTTTTAGTCTTTGTATAAAATAATAGATGTTTGGACTTGAGTCTCTAGCTTGTAAGCATAGCCCAGAGCTGAGGGGAAAAGGCTAGAAAGAGTTGCCGTCATGCATTGTGTTCCCAAAGCCCAGCTGATGCCAGCAAGGTCAGTCTCATCCTTTAGCCTTTCATCAGGATAAAGGGCTGGTGCCCCCTCTCCACTTTGTGCGCTTTTTGCAGCTTCGACTGTGTTAAAAAGGCAAATGTTTTCAGAGAGCACAATAGCCATTATGTTCCTGGGCAAAAACACTGCTACTGGGGTAGTATACCCAGCGCTATATGACACTGTTTCGGTGTTAAGGAACAGCGTTGATAAGCTTTTGCTGCTTTGATCATTCATTGACTTGAAACTCTCATAGGCTTCAATAGCTTTCATGTTTGAAGCTGCACTCTTTTTCTATGACATAAGTAGATCATTGATATCCTTTCATCACAGCGTGCAGCGTAATTGTGGCAGATTATCAGATGGgatgttgttttgttatt
It includes:
- the crygmxl2 gene encoding LOW QUALITY PROTEIN: crystallin, gamma MX, like 2 (The sequence of the model RefSeq protein was modified relative to this genomic sequence to represent the inferred CDS: substituted 1 base at 1 genomic stop codon); translation: MDDKEAERAGEQVCDGWCCTGFEDMSVYIVVVPDVSEASSSVGEYKRTCKCVXVYAQNIHKPATMGKIIFYEGRNFQGRHWECSSDCMDTFRHFNCCNSIRVSGGHWVAYEKPHYMGYQYIIGPGEYPDYHTWMGFNNCVRSCQMFSPYRGSYRMRIYNRPDMMGHTMEFMDDCPNVYERFHFRDIYSCNIMEGFWIFYEHPNYRGRQYFLRPGEYRACGDWGCHNPMVGSFRRMRTVM